In Sporichthya polymorpha DSM 43042, a genomic segment contains:
- a CDS encoding ATP-dependent DNA ligase, whose product MDLPVLPPVAPMLAKSVPEIPAGDFLYEPKWDGFRAIVYRDGDEVEIGSRNTKPMTRYFPELVEAFTAGLPERIVLDGEIVIPDEAGVRLDFEALLQRIHPAASRVKLLAEQTPARFVAFDLLALGDEDFTGRPFAERRAALEEALTGVKAPIHLTPATRDPAEAAQWFTQFEGAGLDGVMAKPATGTYQPDKRTMFKIKHDRTADCVVAGYRVHKSGPDAVGSLLLGLYDDEGRLASVGVIGAFPMAKRKELFELLQEFVTEFDDHPWNWAQTEAGTRTPEAAAGSRWNAQKDLSFVPLRPELVVEVRYDHMEGVRFRHTAQFVRWRPDREPESCTYAQLEEPVNFDLDEVFAGRVIPQ is encoded by the coding sequence GTGGATCTTCCCGTGCTGCCGCCGGTCGCCCCCATGCTCGCGAAGTCCGTGCCGGAGATCCCGGCGGGGGATTTCCTGTATGAACCGAAATGGGACGGTTTCCGGGCGATCGTCTACCGCGACGGCGACGAGGTCGAGATCGGCAGCCGGAACACCAAGCCGATGACCCGGTACTTCCCGGAGCTGGTCGAGGCCTTCACTGCGGGGCTGCCGGAGCGGATCGTGCTCGACGGGGAGATCGTCATCCCCGACGAGGCCGGGGTCCGCCTCGACTTCGAGGCGCTGTTGCAGCGCATCCACCCCGCCGCGAGCCGGGTGAAGCTGCTGGCCGAGCAGACGCCGGCCCGCTTCGTCGCCTTCGACCTGCTCGCCCTCGGCGACGAGGACTTCACCGGCCGGCCGTTCGCCGAGCGCCGTGCCGCGCTGGAGGAGGCCCTAACCGGGGTGAAGGCGCCGATCCACCTGACGCCCGCCACCCGTGACCCGGCCGAGGCCGCGCAGTGGTTCACGCAGTTCGAGGGCGCCGGGCTCGACGGCGTCATGGCCAAGCCCGCGACCGGCACTTACCAGCCGGACAAGCGGACGATGTTCAAGATCAAGCACGACCGCACCGCGGACTGCGTCGTCGCCGGGTATCGCGTCCACAAGTCGGGCCCGGATGCGGTCGGGTCGCTGCTGCTCGGGCTCTACGACGACGAGGGCCGGCTCGCCAGCGTCGGCGTCATCGGCGCGTTCCCGATGGCCAAGCGCAAGGAACTGTTCGAGCTGCTTCAGGAGTTCGTCACCGAGTTCGACGACCACCCGTGGAACTGGGCCCAGACCGAGGCCGGCACCCGCACCCCCGAGGCCGCCGCCGGGAGCCGCTGGAACGCGCAGAAGGACCTCTCGTTCGTCCCGCTGCGCCCGGAGCTCGTCGTCGAGGTCCGCTACGACCACATGGAGGGCGTCCGGTTCCGGCACACGGCGCAGTTCGTCCGCTGGCGCCCCGACCGTGAGCCCGAGTCCTGCACCTACGCCCAGCTCGAGGAGCCGGTGAACTTCGACCTCGACGAGGTCTTCGCCGGTCGCGTCATCCCGCAGTAG
- a CDS encoding dihydrofolate reductase family protein, whose product MISAVTPGPELDVEALAAAYAYPSEMPRGRWLRANMVGTADGAAMGGSGVTRQISNPNDLGLLLLLRSLSDVVLVGPRTVRAESYGPARTRADHAVVRGDRPPPPIAVMTSSLDLDFTTSLFTEPAVPTIVFTAETAPAEALAAARKVADVVIVGEDSVPLPAVVDHLVDRGHARLLCEGGPGILASMAADGLLDELCLALSPILAGGRAGRIMRGPDLGGGLPLTLAHTLTDSDGFLFLRYLVQNA is encoded by the coding sequence GTGATCTCTGCCGTAACCCCCGGCCCCGAGCTCGACGTCGAGGCCCTCGCCGCCGCGTACGCCTACCCCTCCGAGATGCCGCGCGGCCGCTGGCTGCGCGCCAACATGGTCGGCACCGCCGACGGCGCGGCGATGGGCGGCAGCGGCGTCACCCGGCAGATCTCGAACCCCAACGACCTCGGCCTGCTGCTCCTGCTGCGCTCGCTCTCCGACGTCGTCCTCGTGGGCCCGCGGACGGTCCGCGCCGAGAGCTACGGGCCCGCGCGTACCCGCGCGGACCACGCCGTCGTCCGCGGCGACCGGCCCCCGCCGCCGATCGCGGTCATGACATCGAGCCTCGACCTGGATTTCACCACGTCGCTGTTCACCGAGCCCGCGGTCCCGACGATCGTCTTCACCGCCGAGACCGCCCCGGCCGAGGCGCTCGCCGCCGCGCGCAAGGTGGCCGACGTCGTCATCGTCGGGGAGGACTCGGTCCCGCTGCCCGCGGTCGTGGACCACCTCGTCGACCGCGGCCACGCCCGCCTGCTCTGCGAGGGCGGGCCCGGAATCCTCGCGAGCATGGCCGCCGACGGGCTCCTCGACGAGCTCTGCCTGGCGCTGTCCCCGATCCTCGCCGGCGGCCGCGCCGGCCGCATCATGCGCGGCCCCGACCTCGGCGGCGGCCTCCCCCTGACCCTCGCCCACACCCTCACCGACTCCGACGGGTTCCTGTTCCTCCGCTACCTCGTCCAGAACGCTTAG
- the treZ gene encoding malto-oligosyltrehalose trehalohydrolase → MVRGMEGWPVWAPGAETVELERNGARHAMRRGEDGWWTAPDVPVEHGADYGYVVDGDGPFPDPRSRWQPAGVHGLSRVVDHDRFDWTDASWPGRGLPGSVTYELHVGTFTSGRTFEAAIERLDHLVELGIDLVEVLPVAAFPGRHGWGYDGVALYAVHDAYGGPEGLKRFVDACHARGLGVMLDVVYNHLGPSGNYLSSFGPYFTDKHHTPWGAAVNLDDAGSDEVRRFIIDSALAWLRDYHVDGLRLDAVHALADDRATHLLTELQLAVDELAAETGKPLFLVAESDRNDPRTVTPIEAGGIGLTGQWADDIHHALHALLSGERQGYYVDFGSYECLAKTLTEAFFHAGTYSTFRGRTHGAPVDRSRIPGHAFVTYLQNHDQVGNRATGDRLSASVSPGRMAIGAALVLGSAFSPMVFMGEEWSASTPWQYFTDHQEPELADAVREGRRNEFASHGWDRDDIPDPQDTATVEASTLDWAELDKEPHATMLRWYRDLIALRRAHPELRDPRLDAVHVEYDADAQWLVMHRGRIRVVTNLADAPQTVPLDAPAGEVLLAWSEAEPQDSAVALGAESAALVTVRE, encoded by the coding sequence ATGGTGCGCGGTATGGAGGGGTGGCCGGTCTGGGCGCCCGGGGCGGAGACCGTCGAGCTCGAGCGAAACGGGGCGCGGCACGCCATGCGCCGCGGCGAGGACGGGTGGTGGACCGCCCCGGACGTGCCCGTCGAGCACGGGGCCGACTACGGGTACGTCGTCGACGGCGACGGGCCGTTCCCGGACCCCCGGTCGCGCTGGCAGCCGGCCGGCGTCCACGGGCTGAGCCGGGTCGTCGACCACGACCGCTTCGACTGGACCGACGCGAGCTGGCCCGGCCGGGGGCTGCCCGGGTCCGTCACGTACGAGCTGCACGTCGGCACGTTCACCTCGGGGCGGACGTTCGAGGCCGCGATCGAGCGCCTGGACCACCTGGTCGAGCTCGGCATCGACCTGGTCGAGGTTCTGCCCGTCGCCGCCTTCCCCGGCCGGCACGGCTGGGGCTACGACGGCGTCGCCCTGTACGCGGTGCACGACGCCTACGGCGGCCCGGAGGGGCTCAAGCGCTTCGTCGACGCCTGCCACGCCCGTGGCCTCGGCGTCATGCTCGACGTCGTCTACAACCACCTCGGCCCGAGCGGGAACTACCTCTCCAGCTTCGGTCCGTACTTCACCGACAAGCACCACACACCCTGGGGCGCCGCGGTCAATCTCGACGACGCGGGCAGCGACGAGGTGCGCCGGTTCATCATCGACAGCGCGCTCGCCTGGCTCCGGGACTACCACGTCGACGGTCTGCGGCTCGACGCCGTGCACGCGCTCGCCGACGACCGGGCGACGCACCTGCTGACGGAGCTTCAGCTCGCGGTCGACGAGCTGGCCGCGGAGACGGGGAAGCCGCTGTTCCTGGTCGCGGAGTCGGACCGCAACGACCCGCGGACCGTCACCCCGATCGAGGCGGGCGGGATCGGCCTGACCGGGCAGTGGGCCGACGACATCCACCATGCGTTGCACGCGCTGCTCTCCGGCGAGCGGCAGGGCTACTACGTCGACTTCGGGTCCTACGAGTGCCTCGCGAAGACGCTGACCGAGGCGTTCTTCCACGCGGGGACCTACTCGACGTTCCGGGGCCGGACGCACGGCGCGCCCGTCGACCGTTCCCGGATCCCCGGGCACGCCTTCGTCACCTACCTGCAGAACCACGACCAGGTCGGCAACCGCGCGACCGGCGACCGGCTCTCGGCGTCGGTCTCCCCCGGCCGGATGGCGATCGGCGCGGCGCTCGTCCTCGGTTCGGCGTTCTCCCCCATGGTGTTCATGGGCGAGGAGTGGTCGGCGTCCACGCCGTGGCAGTACTTCACGGACCATCAGGAGCCCGAGCTCGCCGACGCCGTCCGTGAGGGCCGGCGCAACGAGTTCGCCTCGCACGGCTGGGACCGCGACGACATCCCGGACCCGCAGGACACCGCGACCGTCGAGGCTTCGACCCTGGACTGGGCGGAGCTCGACAAGGAGCCCCACGCGACGATGCTGCGTTGGTACCGGGACCTGATCGCGCTGCGCCGGGCCCACCCGGAGCTGAGGGACCCACGGCTCGACGCCGTCCACGTCGAGTACGACGCCGACGCCCAGTGGCTCGTGATGCACCGCGGCCGTATCCGGGTCGTCACGAACCTTGCGGACGCCCCGCAGACCGTGCCGCTCGACGCACCGGCCGGCGAGGTCCTGCTCGCGTGGTCGGAGGCGGAGCCGCAGGATTCGGCCGTGGCACTCGGAGCCGAGTCCGCGGCCCTCGTTACGGTGCGGGAGTGA
- a CDS encoding S8 family serine peptidase has translation MLGSERRTRRAALGVAALAVVGLLGAVALQASPATSEASRAAAPETKLRLSAPADTTVIPDAYLVSLAEGEPAAVAAEHAEFGVTVDRVFTRALRGYSARMTAALARRVAADPRVRTVTLDRRVSAASQLLPPGIARVGAPSSQTQAGDGAGDVDADIAILDTGIDVDHPDLHVVGGVDCVSDGALLGTSPSEPSTDPAGYDDPRGHGTHIAGIAAARDNGVGVVGVAPGARLWAVRVLDSAGNGSLGTLICGIEWVTANAGTIDVANMSLSGLDPDLGCRDGALHEAICGSVAAGVTYTVAAGNASADAEDYSPASYAEVVTVSALADYDGKPGGLGTNPQPLDCLGEDDEFAEFSNYGEDVDLIAPGVCILSTWHGGRYVELTGTSQAAAHVAGAAAIYRAAHPSATPAQVRAALLAAASSDWVSRTDPDGRPDRLLDVSKL, from the coding sequence GTGCTGGGCAGCGAGCGGCGCACACGCCGCGCGGCGCTGGGCGTGGCCGCGCTCGCCGTCGTCGGGCTGCTCGGTGCCGTCGCGCTGCAGGCCTCACCGGCCACGTCGGAGGCGTCCCGCGCCGCTGCGCCCGAGACCAAGCTCCGCCTGAGCGCCCCCGCCGACACCACGGTCATCCCGGACGCCTACCTGGTCAGCCTCGCCGAGGGCGAGCCGGCCGCGGTCGCCGCCGAGCACGCCGAGTTCGGCGTCACGGTCGACCGTGTCTTCACCCGCGCCCTGCGGGGCTACAGCGCTCGCATGACGGCCGCCCTGGCCCGCCGGGTGGCCGCCGACCCGCGGGTGCGCACCGTGACGCTCGACCGCCGCGTCAGCGCAGCCTCCCAGCTGCTGCCGCCGGGCATCGCGCGCGTCGGCGCCCCGAGCAGCCAGACCCAGGCCGGAGACGGCGCCGGCGACGTGGACGCCGACATCGCGATCCTCGACACCGGCATCGACGTCGACCACCCGGACCTTCACGTGGTCGGCGGCGTCGACTGCGTCTCGGACGGTGCGCTGCTCGGGACGTCCCCGTCCGAGCCGTCCACCGACCCCGCCGGCTACGACGACCCCCGCGGTCACGGCACCCACATCGCCGGCATCGCGGCGGCGCGGGACAACGGCGTCGGCGTCGTGGGCGTCGCGCCGGGAGCGCGGCTGTGGGCGGTGCGCGTCCTCGACTCCGCCGGCAACGGCAGCCTCGGCACCCTGATCTGCGGGATCGAGTGGGTCACCGCCAACGCGGGCACCATCGACGTGGCGAACATGAGTCTGAGCGGCCTCGACCCCGACCTCGGCTGCCGGGACGGCGCCCTGCACGAGGCGATCTGCGGGTCGGTGGCCGCGGGCGTCACGTACACCGTCGCGGCCGGCAACGCCTCCGCCGACGCCGAGGACTACAGCCCCGCCTCCTACGCCGAGGTGGTCACGGTCTCCGCCCTGGCCGACTACGACGGCAAGCCCGGCGGTCTCGGGACCAACCCGCAGCCGCTGGACTGTCTGGGCGAGGACGACGAGTTCGCCGAGTTCTCCAACTACGGCGAGGACGTCGACCTGATCGCGCCGGGAGTCTGCATCCTGTCCACCTGGCACGGCGGCCGCTACGTCGAGCTCACCGGCACCTCGCAGGCCGCGGCGCACGTCGCCGGCGCCGCCGCGATCTACCGCGCCGCGCACCCGTCGGCGACGCCCGCCCAGGTTCGCGCGGCCCTGCTCGCCGCCGCGTCGTCGGACTGGGTGAGCCGGACCGACCCCGACGGCCGCCCCGACCGGCTCCTCGACGTCTCGAAGCTCTAA
- the treY gene encoding malto-oligosyltrehalose synthase, which produces MLTPGPLTATYRLQLNANFTFADAARAVDYLASLGISHLYLSPILQATPGSGHGYDVVDHTRLSDDLGGREAFDQLCAAAREAGLGIVVDVVPNHMAIPTPASLNAPLWSVLRDGPGSPFARWFDVDWTVPDRAILMPLLGRRIGECLADGDITLDRSGPEPMIRYYDHVLPVRPGTEDLDLPTLLDRQWYRLAYWRVADEELNYRRFFDIDTLAALRVENDEVFHESHRLIGDLVKDGLIHGLRIDHPDGLADPTGYLTKLQELTGGCWVVVEKILEAEEELPRDWACAGTTGYDALLRAGGVFADPNGLQALTEVWGRLITAEGDEDAAPYPAVVEDAKRTIVRDHLYAEVERLVSLLADICHDDINLRDHTRRGLHESLVELLVAMGVYRAYVPVGGPAPEVSERQLEAAAAVAIQNLPEERHATVELIRDLALARRGRDVRRDEFVVRFQQTTGPVMAKGVEDTAFYRWYPLGFANEVGGTPDRAGVEPAEFHAFCARLAADWPETMTTLSTHDTKRGEDVRARLAVLTEIPEEWGRAVTAWRAIAAAYRSWEGWPDPATDYLLWQTLVGAWPISADRLVAYLEKATREAKLHTSWTSPDADYDAGVKAFAQGVCADENLRAAIEAFVGMIAPHARAVSLGQKLVQLTMPGVPDVYQGAEFETLTLVDPDNRQPVDIDARRAVLAELDAGNPPKDLDAEKLLVTSRALRVRREHPEWFGPGAQYTPLDTPDHILGYLRSSGGPGGALVLALRLTVALERSGGLGDTAISLPPGTWTDALTGRQFTGIVRCAELLTDLPVALLVSG; this is translated from the coding sequence ATGCTGACCCCCGGCCCCCTCACCGCGACGTACCGTCTGCAGCTCAACGCAAACTTCACCTTCGCCGATGCCGCGCGCGCGGTCGACTACCTCGCCTCGCTCGGGATCAGCCACCTGTACCTGTCGCCGATCCTGCAGGCGACGCCCGGGTCGGGCCACGGCTACGACGTGGTCGACCACACCCGCCTCTCCGACGACCTCGGCGGCCGCGAGGCCTTCGACCAGCTCTGCGCCGCGGCGCGCGAGGCCGGCCTCGGCATCGTCGTCGACGTCGTGCCGAACCACATGGCGATCCCGACCCCGGCGTCGCTCAACGCGCCGCTCTGGTCGGTCCTGCGCGACGGGCCGGGCTCGCCGTTCGCGCGCTGGTTCGACGTCGACTGGACCGTCCCGGACCGCGCCATCCTGATGCCGCTGCTCGGCCGGCGCATCGGCGAGTGCTTGGCCGACGGTGACATCACCCTCGACCGGTCGGGGCCGGAACCCATGATCCGGTACTACGACCACGTCCTGCCCGTGCGGCCCGGGACGGAGGACCTTGACCTCCCGACGCTGCTCGACCGGCAGTGGTACCGCCTCGCGTACTGGCGCGTGGCCGACGAGGAACTCAACTATCGCCGGTTCTTCGACATCGACACCCTCGCCGCGCTCCGGGTCGAGAACGACGAGGTCTTTCACGAGTCGCACCGGCTGATCGGGGACCTCGTCAAGGACGGTCTGATCCACGGCCTCCGGATCGACCACCCGGACGGTCTCGCCGACCCGACCGGCTATCTGACGAAGCTTCAGGAGCTCACCGGCGGCTGCTGGGTCGTCGTGGAGAAGATCCTCGAGGCCGAGGAGGAACTCCCCCGCGACTGGGCGTGCGCCGGCACGACCGGCTACGACGCGCTGCTGCGCGCAGGGGGCGTGTTCGCCGACCCGAACGGCCTGCAGGCTCTGACCGAGGTCTGGGGTCGGCTGATCACGGCCGAGGGCGACGAGGACGCCGCCCCGTACCCCGCGGTGGTCGAGGACGCGAAGCGGACGATCGTCCGCGACCACCTCTACGCCGAGGTGGAGCGGCTGGTCTCGCTGCTCGCCGACATCTGCCACGACGACATCAACCTCCGCGACCACACCCGCCGCGGCCTGCACGAGTCCCTCGTCGAGCTGCTCGTGGCCATGGGCGTCTACCGCGCGTACGTCCCCGTCGGCGGCCCGGCGCCGGAGGTCTCGGAGCGACAGCTGGAGGCGGCCGCTGCGGTCGCGATCCAGAACCTGCCCGAGGAACGGCACGCCACCGTCGAGCTGATCCGCGACCTCGCCCTCGCGCGCCGCGGCCGCGACGTGCGCCGCGACGAGTTTGTCGTCCGCTTCCAGCAGACGACCGGCCCGGTGATGGCGAAGGGCGTCGAGGACACGGCGTTCTACCGTTGGTACCCGCTCGGCTTCGCCAACGAGGTCGGCGGCACGCCCGACCGCGCCGGCGTCGAGCCCGCGGAGTTCCACGCGTTCTGCGCGCGCCTTGCGGCCGACTGGCCGGAGACGATGACCACGCTCTCGACGCACGACACCAAGCGCGGTGAGGACGTGCGGGCCCGCCTCGCGGTGCTCACCGAGATCCCCGAGGAGTGGGGCCGCGCGGTCACTGCCTGGCGGGCGATCGCCGCGGCGTACCGCTCCTGGGAGGGCTGGCCCGACCCGGCGACCGACTACCTCCTCTGGCAGACCCTGGTCGGGGCCTGGCCGATCTCGGCCGACCGCCTCGTCGCCTATCTGGAGAAAGCAACCCGGGAGGCGAAGCTCCACACCTCGTGGACCTCCCCCGACGCAGACTACGACGCCGGGGTGAAGGCGTTCGCCCAGGGCGTCTGCGCCGACGAGAACCTGCGTGCCGCGATCGAGGCGTTCGTCGGGATGATCGCCCCGCACGCCCGCGCGGTGAGCCTGGGTCAGAAGCTCGTGCAGCTCACGATGCCGGGCGTCCCCGACGTCTACCAGGGCGCCGAGTTCGAGACGCTCACGCTCGTCGACCCCGACAACCGACAGCCCGTCGACATCGACGCCCGCCGCGCGGTCCTCGCCGAGCTCGACGCCGGGAACCCGCCGAAGGACCTCGACGCGGAGAAGCTGCTCGTTACCTCGCGTGCGCTGCGCGTGCGCCGCGAGCACCCCGAGTGGTTCGGGCCGGGCGCGCAGTACACGCCGCTCGACACCCCCGACCACATCCTGGGGTACCTGCGCTCGTCCGGCGGCCCGGGCGGAGCGCTGGTCCTGGCGCTGCGGCTCACCGTTGCCCTCGAGCGCTCCGGCGGTCTCGGCGACACCGCGATCAGCCTCCCGCCGGGAACCTGGACCGACGCCCTGACCGGGCGTCAGTTCACCGGCATCGTGCGGTGCGCCGAGCTGCTGACCGATCTCCCGGTCGCGCTGCTCGTCAGCGGTTAG
- the glgX gene encoding glycogen debranching protein GlgX: MEIWPGSAYPLGATYDGAGTNFAVFSEVAQKVELCLIDERGRETRLDMNEHDAFVWHAYIPGIEPGQRYGFRVHGPHDPGRGHRCNRNKLLLDPYAKAIDGEIAWNEALYGYRFNAHNQRNTANSARYTMLSVVSNPYFDWGDDRHPRTPYHETVIYEAHVKGLTIAHPEIPRRIRGTYAGLAHPVMIDHLRSLGVTAVELMPVHQFVHDHTLADRGLRNYWGYNTIGFFAPHNGYASRGTDGQQVQEFRGMVKALHRAGIEVILDVVYNHTAEGNHLGPTLAFRGIDNANYYRLGDDPRYYYDTTGTGNTLHMRSPHVLQMIMDSLRYWVTEMHVDGFRFDLAATLARQFHEVDRLSAFFDLVQQDPVVSQVKLIAEPWDLGEGGYQVGNFPPLWTEWNGQYRDNVRDFWRGEPHNMAEFASRLTGSSDLYQNDGRRPWASINFVTAHDGFTLRDLVSYNDKHNHANGEDNRDGESHNRSWNCGVEGETDDPNILALRARQQRNFIATLMLSQGVPMLLHGDELSRTQRGNNNTYCQDNEIAWVDWASIDTELLAFTRAVAQLRSEHPVFRRRRFFAGRGQGDPLGDIAWFTPGGEHMTEQDWTAGFAKSLAVFLNGGAISEPGSHGERVVDDCFYLMFNAYHGELEFTLPSEAYGEAWEAVLDTADPDVGSRKPYRSGEQITMIDRSLMVLRRC, encoded by the coding sequence CTGGAGATCTGGCCAGGCAGCGCCTACCCCCTCGGGGCGACCTACGACGGGGCGGGCACGAACTTCGCAGTCTTCTCCGAGGTCGCGCAGAAGGTCGAGCTCTGCCTGATCGACGAGCGCGGCCGCGAGACCCGCCTCGACATGAACGAGCACGACGCCTTCGTCTGGCACGCGTACATCCCCGGGATCGAGCCCGGGCAGCGGTACGGGTTCCGTGTCCACGGCCCGCACGACCCCGGCCGCGGGCACCGGTGCAACCGGAACAAGCTCCTGCTCGACCCGTACGCGAAGGCGATCGATGGTGAGATCGCCTGGAACGAGGCTCTCTACGGGTACCGGTTCAACGCGCACAACCAGCGGAACACCGCCAACAGCGCCCGCTACACGATGCTCTCCGTCGTCTCGAACCCGTACTTCGACTGGGGCGACGACCGACACCCGCGGACCCCGTACCACGAGACCGTCATCTACGAGGCTCACGTCAAGGGTCTGACGATCGCCCATCCGGAGATCCCGCGCCGCATCCGCGGCACCTACGCCGGCCTCGCGCACCCGGTGATGATCGACCACCTGCGGTCCCTCGGTGTCACGGCCGTCGAGCTGATGCCGGTGCACCAGTTCGTCCACGACCACACGCTCGCCGACCGCGGGCTGCGCAACTACTGGGGCTACAACACGATCGGGTTCTTCGCCCCGCACAACGGCTACGCCTCGCGCGGCACCGACGGCCAGCAGGTCCAGGAGTTCCGCGGCATGGTCAAGGCGCTGCACCGCGCGGGCATCGAGGTCATCCTCGACGTCGTCTACAACCACACCGCCGAAGGCAACCACCTCGGTCCGACGCTCGCCTTCCGCGGCATCGACAACGCGAACTACTACCGCCTCGGCGACGACCCCCGGTACTACTACGACACCACCGGCACCGGGAACACGTTGCACATGCGCAGCCCCCACGTGCTGCAGATGATCATGGACTCGCTGCGGTACTGGGTCACCGAGATGCACGTCGACGGGTTCCGCTTCGACCTCGCGGCGACCCTGGCGCGCCAGTTCCACGAGGTCGACCGCCTCTCGGCGTTCTTCGACCTCGTGCAGCAGGACCCGGTGGTGTCGCAGGTGAAGCTGATCGCCGAGCCCTGGGACCTCGGCGAGGGCGGGTACCAAGTCGGCAACTTCCCGCCGCTGTGGACCGAGTGGAACGGCCAGTACCGCGACAACGTGCGCGACTTCTGGCGCGGCGAGCCGCACAACATGGCCGAGTTCGCCTCCCGGCTCACCGGGTCGTCCGACCTGTACCAGAACGACGGACGCCGGCCCTGGGCGAGCATCAACTTCGTCACCGCCCACGACGGGTTCACCCTGCGCGACCTCGTCTCGTACAACGACAAGCACAACCACGCCAACGGCGAGGACAACCGCGACGGCGAGAGCCACAACCGCTCCTGGAACTGCGGCGTCGAGGGTGAGACGGACGACCCGAACATCCTCGCCCTGAGGGCGCGTCAGCAGCGCAACTTCATCGCGACGTTGATGCTCTCGCAGGGCGTTCCGATGCTCCTTCACGGCGACGAGCTCAGCCGCACCCAGCGCGGAAACAACAACACCTACTGCCAGGACAACGAGATCGCCTGGGTCGATTGGGCCTCGATCGACACCGAGCTGCTCGCCTTCACGCGGGCGGTCGCCCAACTGCGTTCCGAGCACCCGGTCTTCCGTCGCCGCCGGTTCTTCGCCGGCCGCGGCCAGGGCGACCCGCTCGGCGACATCGCCTGGTTCACCCCCGGCGGCGAGCACATGACCGAGCAGGACTGGACCGCCGGGTTCGCGAAATCGCTCGCGGTGTTCCTCAACGGCGGCGCGATCTCCGAGCCGGGTTCGCACGGCGAGCGGGTCGTCGACGACTGCTTCTACCTGATGTTCAACGCGTACCACGGGGAGCTGGAGTTCACCCTCCCGTCCGAGGCGTACGGCGAGGCCTGGGAGGCCGTTCTGGACACCGCTGACCCCGACGTCGGCAGCCGAAAGCCCTACCGCAGCGGCGAGCAGATCACGATGATCGACCGGTCACTGATGGTGCTGCGCCGATGCTGA
- a CDS encoding class I SAM-dependent methyltransferase, producing the protein MALTSAVPDRVRLALDLLDLGCSERVMEVGCGPGVAAAEVCARLTTGSLVATDRSAAAIARTSRRNAAAIAAGRMSVRQVALADLDLPAASVDVAFAIDVNLFWIRDPAPELAVLRRVLRPDGRLVLVFGHGPQDPERLLPILTDRLAAGFADVIAHRSPLGFGATARRVS; encoded by the coding sequence ATGGCTCTGACCAGCGCAGTTCCCGATCGGGTCCGCCTCGCGCTGGACCTGCTCGACCTCGGCTGCTCCGAACGGGTGATGGAGGTCGGCTGCGGGCCCGGGGTCGCGGCGGCCGAGGTCTGCGCCCGACTGACCACGGGGTCGCTGGTGGCGACGGACCGGTCGGCGGCCGCGATCGCCCGGACGTCCCGGCGCAACGCCGCCGCGATCGCCGCGGGCCGGATGTCCGTGCGCCAGGTCGCCCTGGCCGACCTTGACCTGCCGGCCGCCTCGGTGGACGTCGCCTTCGCGATCGACGTCAACCTGTTCTGGATCCGCGACCCGGCGCCGGAGCTGGCGGTCCTGCGCCGGGTCCTCCGGCCGGACGGCCGGCTGGTGCTCGTCTTCGGCCACGGGCCGCAGGACCCGGAACGGCTGCTGCCGATCCTGACCGATCGCCTCGCCGCCGGGTTCGCCGACGTGATCGCCCACCGCAGCCCGCTCGGCTTCGGGGCCACGGCTCGCCGGGTCAGCTGA
- a CDS encoding VIT1/CCC1 transporter family protein, with protein sequence MSEDSATEHPGEAHPPHGATSDRLNRLRAAVLGANDGIVSQAGLVVGVAGATTDRTTLLTAGLAGLVAGAVSMSLGEYVSVSSQRDAEQELLAQEKRELAEQPEAELAELAEIYEQKGLRPETARTVARELTEADALGAHAEAELHIDPDDLINPYTAGLASAVAFVLGALLPLLAITLPPVTARVPTTVAVTLAALALLGWLSARAGNTDPRRPVLRVLIGGSAALAITYAIGNVTGAAIS encoded by the coding sequence GTGAGTGAGGACAGCGCCACCGAGCATCCGGGCGAGGCCCATCCCCCGCACGGGGCGACCAGTGACCGGCTCAACCGGCTGCGGGCGGCGGTGCTGGGGGCGAACGACGGGATCGTGTCGCAGGCCGGGCTGGTCGTCGGCGTCGCCGGGGCGACGACCGACCGGACCACGCTGCTGACCGCCGGGCTGGCGGGGTTGGTCGCGGGGGCGGTGTCGATGTCACTCGGTGAGTACGTGTCGGTCAGCTCCCAGCGGGACGCCGAGCAGGAGCTGCTCGCGCAGGAGAAGCGGGAGCTCGCCGAGCAGCCCGAGGCCGAGCTCGCGGAGCTGGCCGAGATCTACGAGCAGAAGGGGCTGCGGCCCGAGACCGCGCGCACGGTGGCGCGAGAGCTGACCGAGGCCGACGCGCTCGGGGCGCACGCGGAGGCCGAGCTCCACATCGACCCGGACGACCTGATCAACCCGTACACCGCGGGGCTCGCGTCCGCCGTCGCGTTCGTCCTCGGCGCGCTGCTCCCGCTGCTCGCCATCACCCTGCCGCCGGTCACCGCCCGCGTCCCGACGACGGTCGCCGTGACGCTCGCAGCGCTCGCCCTGCTCGGCTGGCTCTCGGCCCGGGCGGGCAACACCGACCCGCGCCGCCCGGTACTCCGGGTCCTGATCGGCGGTTCGGCCGCCCTCGCCATCACCTACGCGATCGGCAACGTCACCGGCGCGGCCATCAGCTGA